In Capsicum annuum cultivar UCD-10X-F1 chromosome 11, UCD10Xv1.1, whole genome shotgun sequence, one genomic interval encodes:
- the LOC107847184 gene encoding uncharacterized protein LOC107847184, with protein MDSFKQTSTGFLYNPDLSTDLESGLLGILEIHVHHARNIHNICIYDKQDVYAKFSLTYNPDEAISTRVINGGGKNPDFSEDLAMKVSQVDSILKCEIWMLSRAKALMEDQLLGFALVPVSSVVGKGKLTQDVSLSSTDLFHSPAGIVKLSLFLNTNNPISVSTNPSCSLSPSSSISSEVVLLDRNTSHNVLDPIEYSRIELPEISLVKENQAMVSQYFDLGGSFLQLAAFQSHHDDQQQQPENDYEMEAVNPSEEEEDDDDEELADDHDSDISPKDSIQNSWFLSSSMTSSLSDNRNPAGFLPNKKIDDLKNNDSKKDSIKKEDEERKEPHVVFSAPLGNIIKIDAEQSAIQQQIVDMYMQSMQQFTESLAKMKLPLNLDKADQRDHVLQDHGRSSSSDVNNKKKENSRVFYGSRAFF; from the coding sequence ATGGACTCATTCAAGCAAACATCAACAGGTTTTCTATACAACCCTGATTTAAGTACAGATTTAGAATCTGGCCTCTTAGGAATTCTTGAAATTCATGTCCACCATGCTAGGAACATTCACAACATCTGCATCTATGACAAGCAAGATGTATATGCCAAATTTTCCCTTACTTACAACCCTGATGAAGCCATATCAACAAGGGTCATAAATGGTGGTGgaaaaaatcctgattttagTGAAGATTTAGCAATGAAAGTTTCCCAAGTTGATTCCATCCTCAAATGTGAAATCTGGATGCTCAGCAGAGCCAAAGCCTTAATGGAAGATCAACTCTTGGGATTTGCTTTAGTTCCTGTTTCCTCAGTTGTTGGTAAAGGGAAACTCACTCAAGATGTTAGCCTTTCTTCCACTGACTTGTTTCATTCCCCTGCTGGTATAGTCAAATTGTCCCTTTTCTTGAATACCAACAACCCCATTTCAGTATCCACCAATCCTTCTTGCTCACTATCACCTTCTTCTTCTATAAGTTCAGAAGTTGTGTTACTAGATAGAAATACATCTCATAATGTTCTTGATCCAATTGAGTATTCAAGAATAGAGCTCCCTGAGATCAGTCTAGTTAAAGAGAATCAAGCAATGGTGTCCCAATATTTTGACTTAGGAGGTTCATTTCTCCAACTTGCTGCATTCCAGAGTCATCATGATGATCAACAACAGCAGCCAGAGAATGACTATGAAATGGAAGCAGTCAATCCATcagaagaggaagaagatgatgatgatgaagaactTGCTGATGATCATGACTCAGATATTTCTCCGAAAGACAGTATTCAAAATTCTTGGTTCCTTAGCTCCTCAATGACAAGTTCTTTAAGTGATAACAGGAACCCGGCGGGTTTCTTACCAAATAAAAAGATCGATGACCTGAAGAACAACGATAGCAAAAAGGACTCAAtcaagaaagaagatgaagaaaggAAAGAACCCCATGTGGTTTTTTCAGCTCCATTAGGGAATATAATCAAGATTGACGCAGAACAATCAGCTATACAGCAGCAGATAGTGGATATGTACATGCAAAGTATGCAGCAGTTTACTGAGTCATTAGCAAAGATGAAGCTTCCATTAAACTTGGataaagctgatcaaagagatcatgtTCTTCAGGATCATGGAAGGTCATCATCATCAGATGTGAAcaataagaagaaagaaaattcaaGAGTGTTTTATGGTAGCAGAGCCTTCTTTTGA